In Lycium ferocissimum isolate CSIRO_LF1 chromosome 11, AGI_CSIRO_Lferr_CH_V1, whole genome shotgun sequence, a single genomic region encodes these proteins:
- the LOC132037913 gene encoding uncharacterized protein LOC132037913 codes for MARTNKYTSLNFNDIYEKKTKPTSRPNSSSSSSSSSNNKTIISNSRIHGHMLVLSRPTPKPISVPQPEPGPIHQQQPNKLQSPLRDQKTRAEPESDSISLRPQGRTGSGSGQAIVSSSPLQSPLQKSSRFVPPHLRPGFVGREEKPVPGQGVRGRPEVVGPGPGPGIHQHHHNQGNRENGRPKSGGGYERMNRDSVNFMNRPRSSGARPSSSG; via the coding sequence ATGGCAAGAACCAATAAATATACCTCCCTTAATTTCAACGACATCTACGAGAAAAAAACCAAACCCACTAGTAGACCAAactcttcttcatcatcatcttcatcatctaatAATAAGACTATTATTTCTAACTCTCGTATCCATGGACATATGCTTGTTTTAAGCCGGCCTACACCTAAGCCCATATCCGTTCCCCAACCCGAACCCGGCCCGatccatcaacaacaacctAATAAGTTACAGAGCCCACTACGGGATCAAAAAACCCGAGCTGAACCGGAATCGGATTCCATTTCGCTTCGTCCACAGGGCCGTACCGGGTCCGGGTCGGGTCAAGCTATAGTGTCTTCGTCACCTTTGCAATCGCCTTTGCAAAAGTCGAGCCGGTTTGTGCCGCCACATCTTAGACCGGGATTTGTTGGGCGGGAGGAAAAACCGGTGCCGGGTCAGGGAGTGAGAGGTAGACCGGAGGTTGTTGGGCCTGGGCCTGGGCCTGGGatacatcaacatcatcataatCAGGGAAATAGGGAAAATGGTAGACCCAAATCGGGAGGTGGGTATGAAAGGATGAACAGGGATTCAGTGAACTTCATGAATAGGCCTAGATCTAGTGGGGCTAGGCCCAGCTCTAGTGGATGA
- the LOC132037912 gene encoding fasciclin-like arabinogalactan protein 9 has protein sequence MVHQRALPLVLLSSIPLFFVLFPQTIQAQSPTAPAPAPTGPIDIFAILKKPGQYNTFIKFLNDTQVGSQINNQVNNSNQGMTVFAPSDNAFNNLPSGTLNKLNDQQKVQLIQYHVIPKFYTFDDLQTVSNPVRTQATGQKGEPFGLNFTGQNNQVNVSSGAVETNVYNAIRKDPPLAVYQLDKVLIPVEFTNAKSPSTDDAPAPAGGSTKKGTDADNTTAKEPSPTTPNDAKRFNVGILGLVSGVFLMGALS, from the coding sequence ATGGTTCATCAAAGAGCACTCCCTCTCGTTCTTCTGTCTTCGATCCCACTATTCTTCGTTCTTTTTCCTCAAACAATCCAAGCTCAATCTCCAACAGCACCAGCTCCAGCACCCACAGGACCAATTGACATCTTTGCAATCCTCAAAAAACCAGGACAATACAACACATTCATTAAATTCCTTAATGATACACAAGTTGGAagccaaatcaacaaccaagtcaacaattccaaccaagGCATGACAGTTTTTGCACCATCAGACAATGCTTTTAACAACCTCCCAAGTGGGACCCTCAACAAACTAAATGACCAACAAAAGGTCCAGCTCATTCAGTACCATGTTATCCCAAAATTCTACACATTTGATGACTTACAAACAGTGAGCAACCCTGTTAGGACACAAGCAACAGGACAAAAAGGTGAGCCTTTTGGACTTAACTTCACTGGACAGAACAATCAAGTGAATGTCTCATCTGGTGCTGTGGAAACAAATGTGTATAATGCTATAAGGAAAGACCCTCCATTGGCTGTTTACCAATTGGATAAAGTTTTAATTCCTGTGGAATTTACTAATGCTAAAAGTCCATCTACTGATGATGCACCTGCACCTGCTGGTGGTTCTACCAAGAAAGGTACTGATGCTGATAATACTACAGCTAAAGAGCCATCTCCAACAACTCCAAATGATGCTAAGAGGTTCAATGTTGGAATTCTTGGTTTGGTTTCTGGAGTTTTCTTGATGGGAGCACTTTCTTGA
- the LOC132036301 gene encoding prohibitin-1, mitochondrial — MNLNNVKVPKMPGGGPASALIKLGVVAGLGVYGVANSLYNVEGGHRAIVFNRITGVKDKVYPEGTHFMIPWFERPTIYDVRARPHLVESTSGSRDLQMVRIGLRVLTRPVADQLPTVYRTLGENYNERVLPSIIHETLKAVVAQYNASQLITQRENVSREIRKILTERAANFNIALDDVSITSLTFGKEFTAAIEAKQVAAQEAERAKFVVEKAEQDKRSAIIRAQGEAKSAQLIGQAIANNPAFITLRKIEAAREIAQTISHSANKVYLSADDLLLNLQDLNLDTGKR, encoded by the exons ATGAATCTCAACAATGTTAAGGTTCCTAAGATGCCTGGTGGTGGTCCAGCTTCTGCTTTGATCAAGTTGGGAGTGGTGGCTGGTCTTGGTGTGTATGGAGTTGCTAACAGTCTCTACAATGTTGAAGGTGGACATCGTGCAATTGTGTTCAACCGTATTACTGGTGTTAAAGATAAG GTTTATCCAGAAGGGACACATTTCATGATCCCTTGGTTTGAAAGGCCAACAATATATGATGTTCGTGCACGTCCTCATCTAGTGGAAAGTACTTCAGGAAGTCGTGACCTTCAGATG GTAAGAATTGGTCTTCGAGTTCTCACTCGTCCTGTTGCTGACCAACTACCCACTGTTTACCGAACACTTGGTGAAAACTATAATGAGAGGGTCCTGCCTTCAATTATTCACGAGACTTTGAAAGCTGTGGTTGCCCAGTACAACGCAAGCCAGCTCATCACCCAGAGAGAG AATGTTAGCAGAGAGATACGCAAGATTTTGACAGAAAGGGCAGCTAACTTCAACATTGCGCTAGATGATGTGTCCATTACTAGTCTGACTTTTGGAAAGGAATTTACAGCTGCAATTGAAGCAAAACAGGTGGCTGCTCAAGAAGCTGAGAGGGCGAAGTTTGTTGTGGAAAAGGCTGAGCAAGATAAGCGAAGTGCTATAATTAGAGCTCAG GGTGAGGCTAAGAGTGCTCAGCTGATTGGTCAAGCTATTGCCAATAATCCAGCATTTATCACGCTTAGGAAAATTGAAGCCGCAAGAGAAATTGCGCAGACTATTTCACATTCAGCCAACAAGGTGTACTTGAGTGCTGATGATCTTTTGCTCAACCTTCAAGACTTGAACTTGGACACTGGAAAAAGGTGA